GTTAGATGGAGTCCCCTGAAACACAGTGGAATGCTGGTGTTCTGGTGTGCAGGACAGGAAGGCAGGACAAGACGGGTCCATTCAGTCACTCCCTCAACACTCACTGGTGgccaccatgtgccaggcactggggcacCATCTCGAACAAGAGGGACATGGTCCTTTTCCTTAAGAAGCATAAGGCCTGGGAAGCTCAGAGAAGAAGGAAATGGGTGAGAAGGTGAGCTGTGGCAGTCAAGGAAGGCTATGCAGGAGAGGTGGCTCCTGCAACACCTGTCAAAAAGGGGCagaggtggccaggcacagtggctcacgactgtaatcccagcactttgggaagctgaggcgggcagatcacaaggtcaagggattgagaccatcctggccaacatggtgaaaccctgtctctactaaaagtacaaaaaattagctgggtgtgatggtgtgtgcctgtaatcccagctactcgggaggctgaggcaggagaatctctagaaccagggaggcagaggttgctatgagccgagatcatgccaccgcactccagcctagtgacagggcgagactctgtttcaaaaaacaaacaaacaaacaaaccaaaaaaccaaaacaaacaaaaaagtagggGGCAGAGGTGAGGAAGGGATGAACAGAGGCTTGAGGAGTCTCTAGGGGAACCTAGGGGAGGTGAGTGGAGTCAGACTTGTCACCTCCCCTCGTTTGTGTCCACATTAGGTCCAGAGCATCCAGGTCCCCAACCAGGAGTTTGGCTTGAGTGAGAATGAGCCTGGTACCAATTTCGTCTATGCGCAGTTTGATGGCATCATGGGCCTGGCCTACCCTGCTCTGTCCGTGGACGGGGCCACCACAGCTATGCAGGGCATGGTGCAGGAAGGCGCCCTCACCAGCCCCATCTTCAGCGTCTACCTCAGCGAGTGAGCAACCAGCTGGCCGGTCCCCACCTTCCGGGGTGCTCCCCCCAGCCGCCCTGGACAACTGAGGCTCAATACTCAATGCTTTGGGGTTTGGAGACATTCCAGCGGGCATCTGGCTCCAGTCAGTCTTGCTCCAGGGCCTTCCCTCCGGGGCTTCCTCTCAAATCCTCTCCCAGCcaccccaccacaccccacccctGCACCTGTCCCCAGTCCCCTCCGACTTGTCTTTGCATTCCATAGCCAGGATGGAATCTCTTCCACAGCGGCTGAACTTTGCCCTGAGTTTTGCTGCTCTGATTCTCAGCACCCCTTGGAAAGGCCTCCTGGTGGAGAAGCGGGTGGGGCAGTTCGCTCACTTCCTTCTGACCGAATGTTTTCTACCTGTATCCCTCTTTTGCATAGTAATGTATTGCTTCATCTCCTTTTATCTATTGTTCTAGCCCGGTCCTGGAGTCTTCTGGTCTAGGTCCACCGCTGACCCGTAGCAGGTTGTTATCCTTGCCAGTCAACACAAGCATGTGCAGGCATTTAGTGAGACGGGCAGTGGGTGGGGGAGAGCGGCCTGgggcccacttttcttttttcttcttcaaaattagccagccactggcttgttttttttttttttgagatggggtcttgctctgtcacccagtctggagtgcagtggtgcagtcttggctcactacaacctctgcctcccggattcaagctattctccagcctcagcctaccaagtagctaggattacaggcgtgtgcccccgCATTCGGCTaattgttgtacttttagtagagatggggtttcaccacgttggccagactgatctcaaacctctgacctcaggtgatccacctgcctcggcctcccaaagtgttgggattataggtgtgagccaccgcaaccagcctTAGCCAGCCACTTTCTAGAGACAGTTAGCTTCATTGGGCTAATCCGGGGAATCTGAAGTTCAAGGACCTCACCCTGTTACTAATGTTGCTAACTTCCTCTCCACCTCTGTTTACGATTCCTCTGCGTGTAAACAGAGCAGCTCCACCCAGCTCCACTCTCCAGCTGCCAGGGAAGCCTCTGGAACAAACACGGAATATCCTTACCCCCTTCACCAAGACCCTACCTGTCTCCAATCTCAGCAGAAAAGTAACAAGCTGGGCCTGGGTGGGGCTCCCGGGCACATGTCTACCAGAGGCAGGAagtggaggggagaggagagcagAGTGTGGGGTGGGGGTCCCAACCACTAGGGGACCCCCCAGATGTCAGCATcattcgggagtctgaggcactgGGAATTCCAAGGCCTGGCCAGAAAGCCCCAGTCTAAGGGACACATCCCCTTCCCCAGGGAGCCCCAATCTAAGGGATATAATGCCATCCTCAGGGAGCCCCAGTCTGAGGGGAGACGCAGTCCCAACCTCAGGGAGCCCCATTCTGAGGGGAGACTCAGtcctgtcctcagggagccccAGGCTGAGGGGAGACTCAGtcctgtcctcagggagccccNNNNNNNNNNGGAGCCCCAGGCTGAGGGGAGACTCAGtcctgtcctcagggagccccCGTCTGGAGCAGTGAAAGAGCTGTTTCCCTGTGGAGGTGACTGCTTAGGAGGGAAGCCCTTTTCCCTGGTGCTCCCTgacttccccttccctttctctcctgcaGCCAGCAGGGCTCCAGCGGGGGAGCAGTTGTCTTTGGGGGTGTGGATAGCAGCCTGTACACGGGGCAGATCTACTGGGCGCCTGTCACCCGGGAGCTCTACTGGCAGATTGGCATTGAAGAGTGAGTCTGTGGTGGGGCCCTGGGGATGTGGCACTTCCTTGGAGTGGGCTTCCAGgccatgtcacacacacacacagtctggcACTGCTCTGGGATGGGGCAGAGGACCCCTGAGGCTTACTCCTACAAAGCTGCAACTGCCCTCTGCAGGAGTGACAAAGCCCAGCTCAGCCTGGAGAAGAGAGTGGGTGTGTACAACATAGGGAGGGGCAGGACTTGGACTCCCGAACATTAGGGACTCTGCAGTCCAACCCCATCATAGGCTCACAGTTTAGAAACGAGGGTGTGTTAACGACTCATTTGCTCAAAGTCCTTACAATGAATCAGTGGCCctggttttcagtgtttttagaAACTTACTTGACACTTTTGAGGAATAGGTCCCATGGCGTGATGCAGGGGAATAGCTGGATTGATCTTTGCAGGGTCCTCACATTTCTCAAGAAAGTAGCTGCAGCTGTTTGTCCCACAGCGGTGAGGAAAGCCCGCCCCAGCTGCCCTGAACTGGGGGAGTCCTGAGGCTGCCCGTCTTCTCCCCATACAGGTTTCTCATTGGCGGCCAGGCCTCCGGCTGGTGTTCTGAGGGTTGCCAGGCCATCGTGGACACAGGCACCTCTCTGCTCACTGTGCCTCAGCAGTACATGAGCGCTCTTCTGCAGGCCACCGGGGCCCAGGAGGACGAGTATGGAGAGGTGTGACTGGTGGGGGTGTCTCCCTTCCCCAGGAGGCTAGTTCAGAGGCATTCATGATTTCTCCTGAGAACACAAGAGTAGCCATCTGGGCactgggctcatgcctgtaatcccaacactttgggaggccgaggcaggcagatcttttgagcccaggagtgcgagaccagcctgggcaacatggcgagactctatctctacaagaaatacaaaaattagctgggtgcggtgacatgcacctgtagttccagctacttggtaggctgaggtaggaggattgtttgagcccaggaggtggaggctgcagtgagccatgatcttaccgttgcactccagcctgggtgacaaaacaagaccctgcttcaaaaaaacaaaaggcctaACTCTTGACCTCCATGCCTCTATCTGCCCAAGGCACTGGAGGCAGGGGGACCTGGGACgactggggctgggggcaggatgGGGGCCTGGAGGCTTGTTCAGGTGGGGCCAGCTGCTTGCGCCAAAGGGGAGTGGGAGGTTActattaggcaggaatttcttCTGAGCTGCA
Above is a genomic segment from Piliocolobus tephrosceles isolate RC106 chromosome 5, ASM277652v3, whole genome shotgun sequence containing:
- the PGC gene encoding gastricsin isoform X2, producing MKWLVVVLLCLQLLEAAVLKVPLKKFKSIRETMKEKGLLGEFLRTHKYDPAWKYRFGDLSVSYEPMAYMDAAYFGEISIGTPPQNFLVLFDTGSSNLWVPSVYCQSQACTSHSRFNPSESSTYSTNGQTFSLQYGSGSLTGFFGYDTLTVQSIQVPNQEFGLSENEPGTNFVYAQFDGIMGLAYPALSVDGATTAMQGMVQEGALTSPIFSVYLSDPVLESSGLGPPLTRSRAAPPSSTLQLPGKPLEQTRNILTPFTKTLPVSNLSRKVTSWAWVGLPGTCLPEAGSGGERRAECGVGVPTTRGPPRCQHHSGV